The genomic region ACGACTCGATCACCTCCCGCCGATATCAAATTGGCAACCAAACTGAATCGCTCGGGGTGTCGAGGCACCAAGATCAATCGCAATTCAGGATACCGCGTCCGTAAGCGCTGATAGACCGCCAACGCCATCGCCTCTTCGCCCGCTTGCGTGCTGCCGACACACCAGACGCGGTGCCACGGATCAACGCTCGCCCACAACGCCCTTGATTGCACCTCGTCGGTATCACGGGTCGTGGGAGCATTGTCGAATTTCAGCGATCCCGTCACGTGCAAGTTTTCGTCGGCCACGCCACACGCACGAAAACGTTCCGCCGTCACCGCGTCTTGGCAGCCCACAGCCGAAAGACGAGCAAACGTACTCGCGATCACGCGACTGAACTTTTGATAGTTTCGCGAACTGTTCTCGCTGAGTCGACCGTTGATGACCGCAATGGGAATTTCGGCATCCGATGCCGCTGCGATTAGGTTGGGCCAAAGCTCAAGTTCGGCCAAAACGAGCTGCTTGCATTGCAGCGATTTCAGCGTCCGGCGAACCGCCCAGGAAAAGTCCAAGGGCGCGAAGAACACATTCTCGGCTCCGAAACGCTGACACGCCAGATCGTATCCTGTGTCGGTCGATGTACTAACGACAAACGCCGTCTTCCCATTGCCGACACGCATCCGCTCAATCAGTTCAGGCAACAGGTTGACCTCGCCAACACTAACGGCATGCAACCAAACTGTTTTCCAGGCGTCGCCCCGCATCGCACTAGCGCGTGCCTTTGACAGCCCAAAAAGCTTCTGCAGAGCACCCCGACGGTATCGCCCATGCCGAATCGACCGGTATGCGATAACAGGGGACAGCGTCAGCAGAGCGAACGCATAAGCAAGATTGAAGAACATCCGTGTTCTCGGTGTGGGAAAATATCGTTCAGTAGATCAGCGAGCAGTCTCAACCGAATAGCGTGTGCCAGCAAAACACTAGCGTAGCCAGAGTCGCCAGACTTCGGGCTTCCACCGCAGCCCCACGAAACCCTAACGAGCCCAGTGACCGCGTCTAACCCGAGGTTTGTAGTTATCACAGACCACGAATGGTGTCCACCGTGCAACGCAAAAACACCGAACGAAAAGCAGCGCCGGCCGGCAACCGCTTCCTAGATCGTTGATCGAATAACGGCCCCCGCGCTAGGCCATCTTCCGCATGCAGCACGACTTGTACTTCTTGCCACTACCACAAGGGCATGGCGAATTTCGACCGATTCGTGGCTCATCTTTGCGGATCGGCTCGGTGCGTTCGTCTTCTTCACCGCCAGTTCCTTCGCTTCCACTGGCGGCCCGTTGTGCCGCAGTGTCAGCGTTCAGGCTAGCGCGACTTGCTTCATGAGCATCGTCGTGACGAGCCCGTGCGTCGACCCATGTACTGCGAATGAACTCTTCATTGAACGATTCCATCCGGAAGATCAAGTCGGTGACTCGCTCGCCAATCGAACCCCACATGGTTTCAAACAACCGCATTCCTTCACGCTTGTATTCCACCTTCGGGTCCATCTGGGCATAGCCCTTCAAGCCAACACTCGATCGCAAGTGATCCATCGTCAACAAGTGATTCTTCCACGAATCGTCCACGATGTTCAACAAGATCTGGCGTTCCATCCGTCGCATTTCAGGATAGAAACGGTCATCCACCGCACCGTGTGCCGCCAATTGCAGCTCCGCTCGGTTCATCCGGGCGAGGTCTTCAAGCGTCGTGCTGTGGCCGAGCGTGTCGCTCAACCAGGCCACCAACGCTTCCAACTTGCCACTGTCACCGCTCGCCAATAAAGCCGTCGAGTCGTCATCCGAATCTGCGTAGATGGCATTCACCTTCGCATCAGCCTCTTCCTGAACCGCAATCGATTCGCTAGCTGTTTGCTTGCTGTACTGGATCAACTGCAGCTTCAGTTCATCGCGATTGAGTTTGATTTCTTCGATCGACAAATCGGTCTTGAAACGCCCTTTCACCCAATCGATCAAACCTTCTCGATCAAGTGAAACCTGAGCACCCTGCTTATCGGTAAACCGAGAGATTCCCGTCAGAACCGGATACTCCGCTTCTTTATCAGCGTAAGTCGCCTCGGCACGCTCAACCAAAATCCGACCGACTTCTCGGTGATCTTCGATGTCTCGGAACTCTTCCGGTGTGGTTTCAATGCCAAACTTATGTCGCATCCAACCGCAAAGCACTCGCAAACCGTAGTCCGCTTCCAGCAGTGGCTGACCTTCGCTCAGGTCGGTCTTCTCGATCAACTCATGTGCCTTCTGGATGAACGCGTCGCTCATCTCTTCGCGGTCCATGTTCTTCAGCTGATGGTCCTGGTAGTTACCCTGCAATCGGGTATTGGCCCATGTCGCCATGGCCTTCCAGTTCCATTCGTCTTCCATACCCGAGGGCAGGTTTTCTTCAACAGCTTCATTG from Neorhodopirellula lusitana harbors:
- a CDS encoding 3-deoxy-D-manno-octulosonic acid transferase, whose translation is MFFNLAYAFALLTLSPVIAYRSIRHGRYRRGALQKLFGLSKARASAMRGDAWKTVWLHAVSVGEVNLLPELIERMRVGNGKTAFVVSTSTDTGYDLACQRFGAENVFFAPLDFSWAVRRTLKSLQCKQLVLAELELWPNLIAAASDAEIPIAVINGRLSENSSRNYQKFSRVIASTFARLSAVGCQDAVTAERFRACGVADENLHVTGSLKFDNAPTTRDTDEVQSRALWASVDPWHRVWCVGSTQAGEEAMALAVYQRLRTRYPELRLILVPRHPERFSLVANLISAGGDRVVARSESHQGRRPGVEVGNDQWKANEVVLIDTVGELRHWWGVSQIATVGGSFGDRGGQNMLEPAGYGSAVSFGPNTKNFDTIANQLLAGGGAVRVADERELEAFVDRCLADAASADQLGRSAQAIVNRHRGAYDRTLEMLGSLQSFKSSIPIRRAA